In the Desulfuromonas sp. DDH964 genome, TCAAAATAGCGGGCCGTCACGGCGGTCCAGGCTCCCGACTCCTTGAGCAGCAGGTCGCAGACTTCCCGGACCGCGCCCCTGCCGCCAGGTCGCCGGCAAACATAGTGAACATGCGGCTTGACATCTTCAGCCGCGTCGGCAACCGTCGCCGCAAACCCGACCCGGCGCAAAATCGGCAGATCGACGACGTCATCGCCGACATAGGCGACTTCCGCGTCGGTCAGGCCAAGCTCGGCGAGGATCCCCCGGTAGGGCACAAGTTTGTCCTTGATCCCCTGGTGGAGAATATCGATACCGAGTTCCGCGGCCCGCACTTCGACCAGTCGCGACTGGCGTCCGGTGATGATGCCGATACGCACTCCGGCC is a window encoding:
- a CDS encoding KdsC family phosphatase; translated protein: MKERCRAIRLLLLDVDGVLTDGRIVYDDHGVETKAFDVKDGHGLKLLQRAGVRIGIITGRQSRLVEVRAAELGIDILHQGIKDKLVPYRGILAELGLTDAEVAYVGDDVVDLPILRRVGFAATVADAAEDVKPHVHYVCRRPGGRGAVREVCDLLLKESGAWTAVTARYFEGG